From the Chloroflexus aurantiacus J-10-fl genome, one window contains:
- a CDS encoding phytoene desaturase family protein translates to MLCEKNERLGGKLNLHQAAGYTFDTGPSLLTMPWVIRDLFAAANRCMDDYLRLEQIEPTCRYLWPDGTRFDAWQRLPQLIQEIERLSPPDVPAFFRFMAHTSRIYDAVSGPFLLRPFDGLRELLTPSLIRHALRIDALRSVDTAVRSFFRSPHLRQVFNRYATYNGSSPYRSPATFNLIAYIELAEGGWYVRGGMYQLAVALNRLATELGVEIRLQTPVTEVIVDHSRACGVRLADGSNLPAAAVVVNADPQYAYTHLIPDGRQEADRLARHEPSYSGVVLFLGVEGEFPQLAHHNIFFSADYPGEFQAIVHEHRLALDPTVYVAVTCRTDPEHAPPGHLNLFVLVNAPADTGQIDWAAVMPAYRDHIIAKLETMGLPGLRQAIRYSHFWTPCDLAHRYNAAFGSIYGLSSNTPFSAFARPPLRARRVRQLYFVGGGTHPGGGIPLVLLSGRAVAARIAADMPV, encoded by the coding sequence ATTCTGTGCGAGAAGAATGAACGACTCGGTGGTAAGCTCAATCTCCATCAGGCTGCCGGATATACGTTCGACACCGGGCCATCGTTATTGACGATGCCGTGGGTGATTCGCGATCTCTTCGCAGCCGCCAATCGTTGTATGGACGATTATCTCCGGCTTGAACAGATTGAACCGACCTGTCGCTATCTCTGGCCTGACGGTACGCGCTTCGATGCCTGGCAACGGTTACCCCAGTTGATACAGGAGATTGAACGCCTTAGCCCACCTGATGTTCCCGCGTTCTTTCGCTTCATGGCACATACCAGTCGAATCTATGATGCAGTTTCCGGACCATTTTTGTTGCGTCCGTTCGATGGCCTGCGTGAACTGTTGACCCCATCGCTGATCCGCCATGCCCTGCGGATCGACGCGCTGCGCAGCGTTGACACTGCGGTACGTTCATTCTTTCGCAGCCCTCATCTACGCCAGGTCTTTAACCGGTATGCGACCTACAACGGTTCATCACCCTACCGATCACCGGCCACATTTAACCTGATTGCCTATATTGAACTGGCCGAGGGTGGCTGGTATGTTCGCGGTGGCATGTATCAATTGGCTGTTGCGCTGAACCGGCTAGCTACTGAGTTAGGGGTTGAAATTCGTTTGCAGACACCGGTGACTGAGGTGATCGTCGATCACAGTCGTGCCTGTGGTGTCCGTCTGGCCGATGGGAGTAACCTACCCGCTGCGGCGGTGGTCGTGAATGCAGATCCGCAGTATGCCTACACTCACCTGATCCCTGACGGTCGGCAAGAGGCGGATCGCCTCGCTCGCCATGAACCATCGTACAGCGGCGTCGTGCTCTTTCTCGGCGTTGAAGGCGAGTTTCCGCAATTGGCTCATCACAATATCTTCTTCAGTGCTGACTATCCCGGTGAATTTCAAGCCATCGTGCACGAGCACCGACTGGCTCTTGATCCAACTGTATACGTCGCTGTGACCTGCCGCACCGACCCAGAGCACGCACCACCCGGCCATCTCAATCTATTCGTGCTGGTTAATGCACCTGCCGATACTGGTCAGATTGACTGGGCAGCCGTGATGCCAGCCTACCGCGACCATATTATCGCCAAACTTGAGACGATGGGTTTGCCAGGGTTGCGGCAGGCCATTCGCTATAGCCATTTCTGGACGCCGTGCGATCTGGCCCACCGTTATAACGCTGCATTTGGTTCGATCTATGGGCTTAGCTCGAACACACCTTTCTCTGCATTCGCCCGTCCGCCACTGCGGGCACGGCGCGTGCGCCAGCTCTACTTTGTGGGTGGGGGAACCCATCCGGGCGGAGGAATTCCACTGGTGCTGTTGTCTGGGCGGGCAGTTGCTGCTCGTATCGCGGCTGATATGCCTGTCTAA